The sequence below is a genomic window from Candidatus Methanoplasma termitum.
CCGAGCTCTTCGGGTTCCAGCCCCATCTCTCTCACAAGCATTATTCTTATTTTTTCATCATTCCTGGCAAGTTCTTTCAAAGGACCCAGGATATCCAATGCAACCCCTTTGGTCGATGTATGCATTGCACAGGCGATCTTCAGACACAGCGACGACTTTATTCCGCGCATGGATTTTGTTCTGGACATCTTTACCATATATGTCGGGAATCTGAATTGTCCGTACCCTGCCTTTCCGCCGTGTCTGGAGACCGCCACGCCCGCGGTCATCATATCGCTTGCGTACGACCAGAGGCCGAAATATTGGCGGCGGCTGACCCTTCCCAAGAACACATCCGAACGTGAAAGCTTTTCATACCCCCTCACAAGATCGCCCGGTTCTTTGTATTCGTACGGCAGATTCTCATCTATCCACAGCATAGCATCTCTGGGTTCTATATCCACATCTGACAGTGTCTTTTTCGCTCCGAAGGGGTCGTTCTCCCTGAACACCTTTCCCAGAACAGAATACATGTCCTTTTTGACGATCCTTTCCTGCAGTATCTCCGTCGATTCCTTGTTCAGTTCCTTTCTTCCGTGGGAGAGTGCCTCCAGGTCCCTTACCGCGGCCCTCATGTCCCCGTTGGAGTTCTCGGCTATCTTCATCAGCGCAGCGTCGTCGGCGGAAACACCTTCGGATGCGGCGATCTTCTTCAAAGCGCCTGCGATAGACCTTGCGACCGGTCTTCTGTACGTTATCTGTATCGTGTCGCTCTTCACCGTGGCGCTTTTCTTTGAAAGGGCATAGAAATCGTTCACTATCAGGATCACAGGCTGTTTTGTTGTTTTGATGAGATCGTTTATTGCGGGCAAGGCGCCCCTGTCGGCATTCCCGAATAAGTTATCCGCCTCATCCATAACGATGAGTTTCTTCCTGTTCCCCCCTTTGTACTCCTCATCCATACCTATGGAGTTGAAGTATGATGCCCTTTGGGCGATATCCTTCACAACCGCGGCCGTTCTCTGATCGGAAGCGTTCATCTCAACAAGGTCCCAATCCATATCGTTAGCGAGTGCGATGGCGGATGATGTTTTCCCTATGCCCGGTGATCCTATCAGCACGACCGCACGTTTATCCGGTATCCCGGCTTTCCAGGACAATGCCCATTCTTCCAATTCCTTTACGGCAGACGGATTGCCGATTACTTCAGAAAGCTTCTTCGGTCTGTATTTCTCGGTCCAATCTTCCGCCAAGAGGTATCACTCCGTTGTTTTCGGAGGGGTGAATGCCAGCATCACCACTTCCATTGTCTGCATAAGGAAGAAGAACACCGATGCGGTGAAGAATAAGAAATGCATCAGTGTGGTCATTTCCGGTTCGGTATACATTATGAAGAACATTAGCGCGGTTATCAGAAGGAACCACGCTCCTCTCTTCCACTTTTTGAAATAAAAGTGTCCGAGCCCGAAGATACTGAACATCCCCGATAAGGGCCCTATCGGTCCGATGGGAAGGAAAACGAGTATCCCGCCTATGACCGCAAGTGCGATCCCTATCCAGCCGTTCTTTACCATTTTCGGTCTGAAAGTTGCCATCTGGATCCTCGATCTCGGCTCGCCGCATTTTTGGCATATGAGGTCGTTCGGGGACATCTCCGCCCCGCAGGCAGTACACTTATTCTTTTCCGGCTCGACAAAATGCCCTGCCGGATCTACTCTGATGGTGTTGTCTCTCTTCCTCCCGCAACGGTAGCAGAATTCGGATTCTTCGGGGATGTCGCTCCCGCACTCCGGGCAAATGTAATTCATTTTACTCCTTCAACTGCACTCACAAGTGCATATGGTATGTTCCGTTATTGTGTTTGACTTTAATATCATCATCGTACAGGTCGCTTATGATCTTTGATGTGAACAGCGATGTCTTTTTCCCGTCGGCGAATATCTTTCCGCCCTTCATCATTATAATGCGGTCTATCCTGTCGGGAATGTCCTCAAGGCTGTGAGTCACAATGACAAGGCTTACGCCTGAATCTATGAGAATATCGAACATCTTCCTGAACTTTGATGCCATTGTGATGTCGAGGCCCGTCATAGGTTCATCCATTACGAGCGTGGAAGGATCAGTGACCAAAGCTCTGGCGATCAATGCGCGTCTCATCTCTCCCAAGGAAAGCCCGTCCAGGGTTCTGTCCAAAAGATCATCGATGCCCATCATCACCGCTGTGTCATGGGCTTTTGAGATCATTTCTTCCGTAACGGTCATGCCTCTGAACACGTCCAAGCTTCCGAAGAATCCGGAAACGATCACCTCGCTCACTGTAGTATCGTCTTCGAACCGGCTTTGAAGGTCCATTGAGACGATGCCCATTTTGCTCCTCACGTCAAAGATGTTCCAATACGGGTCCCCGAATATCTTCATTACCGCGGGAGACTCCTCATTATAGAACGGACGTATCTCGCCCCTAAGCAGTTTTATAAGCGTGGTCTTGCCGGAACCGTTGCATCCGATTATCGCAACGCTTTCATTCTCTTCTATTGAAAGGTCAATGGAATCGAGGATCTTCTTTCCGTTCCTTACCACAGAAACATCCTTCATTTCCAGCATCTTCATGCCTGACCCATAGATAACCATACTAAAAAAGGTTACACAAAAAAGAAAGATTTGAAGATGTTTTTAAAAAATGTTTCTGGAAATTTACGATTCGTTCCCTTCGTCAACAACCTCGATTCCCGTATCAACAGTCCTTTTGTTCTTCCACCACATTATGGCATATGCTATGATCAGAGTCGCTGCTGATAACGGAAGCGAAATGATCAACGCATCGACGTATTGTATCGTTCCGCCAAACAATACTGGGTTTCCTGTAAGCCATTTACAAATAGGAAGGAATATCGACGAGCCTGAGTTGATGAACAGTGCCCAAAACAAATACGAAACCGTTCCGACAGTTATGCTTGCAAGTGCGACGTTCTTCTTCGGATCCTTTCCGAATAATCCGTATATCATCAGAGGAAGGATCGCTGCTGCGGTCAGACCCATGAACAACGACGTCGCCTTTGCAACGATGTCGTTGGGCATAAGGAAACAATAAACAACGATAAGAACCATTACTATTGCTGTTACTGATCTGTTGACGAACAGAGATTGCTGATCATCACTTTCTTTCTTCCTCCCACCTTTTCGCACACGTACTTTAAAATCTTCCCAAGTAGCCACTATATTGTCGCTGAATTTTGTGGATTTACCATCTTCTATTCTCTTTTTCTTCCAATCCTTCCACACTGCGAAAACGTCATGGCCTCCTGCGGTGCCGATTGTGTGCATAAGTGCACTGAGTGTCGATATTGCTGCAGCGAGCAGAGCCAATATGAAGACACAAATGAACAGATCTCCTAAACTGTATTTTTTGAACACCTCAAGCACATATTGTGGGATTATGTAATCAACAGGTATCGATTTGGCGTTCGCATAATCTGGCAGAGACAGCATATATTGACCGGCCGTCATACCGTGTTCTTCCATGAAGTAGACATTTGTAAAAGCACCTACTGTATAGGCACTGGCCACGATAGCAATCATGAATATGCTACCAATGATCAAAGACTTGTTAAGGGTCTTATTATCTTTAGCCGACATAAATCTGACGACCAGCTGAGGTTGAGTAAGTGCGCCGATTCCAACACCCAAGATAAATGTGGATATCACCAGCCAGAACTCTTTTGAATTGAAAACAGGGAATGCCGCTAAATTCACACCTCCATCCAACATACCCTTTACAAAGCCATAATCCTTCAAAGAATCAACAGCATGTGTGAATCCGCCGACTGTTATGAGTGTAATAACTAAAATTACTATCATGCCGACGAACATTATCCCCGCCTGCAGAGCATCGTTATACATAACGGCGATTATTCCGCCGTACACTACATACGCTCCGACAATTACTGCCAAAATTATCAGAATAATATTGTAAAACTCCTGAAGGCCCATAAAGGTCACAACAGAATTCACGCCTGCTTTCAGGACTGCAGCG
It includes:
- a CDS encoding replication factor C large subunit, producing MAEDWTEKYRPKKLSEVIGNPSAVKELEEWALSWKAGIPDKRAVVLIGSPGIGKTSSAIALANDMDWDLVEMNASDQRTAAVVKDIAQRASYFNSIGMDEEYKGGNRKKLIVMDEADNLFGNADRGALPAINDLIKTTKQPVILIVNDFYALSKKSATVKSDTIQITYRRPVARSIAGALKKIAASEGVSADDAALMKIAENSNGDMRAAVRDLEALSHGRKELNKESTEILQERIVKKDMYSVLGKVFRENDPFGAKKTLSDVDIEPRDAMLWIDENLPYEYKEPGDLVRGYEKLSRSDVFLGRVSRRQYFGLWSYASDMMTAGVAVSRHGGKAGYGQFRFPTYMVKMSRTKSMRGIKSSLCLKIACAMHTSTKGVALDILGPLKELARNDEKIRIMLVREMGLEPEELGFLIDAKIDSKIVKETLEKASQMRTNKETETPREEVPIKETYPRDTGIPEQPEKNENNTPITTAKKPGKNLFDF
- a CDS encoding zinc ribbon domain-containing protein → MNYICPECGSDIPEESEFCYRCGRKRDNTIRVDPAGHFVEPEKNKCTACGAEMSPNDLICQKCGEPRSRIQMATFRPKMVKNGWIGIALAVIGGILVFLPIGPIGPLSGMFSIFGLGHFYFKKWKRGAWFLLITALMFFIMYTEPEMTTLMHFLFFTASVFFFLMQTMEVVMLAFTPPKTTE
- a CDS encoding ABC transporter ATP-binding protein, which codes for MKMLEMKDVSVVRNGKKILDSIDLSIEENESVAIIGCNGSGKTTLIKLLRGEIRPFYNEESPAVMKIFGDPYWNIFDVRSKMGIVSMDLQSRFEDDTTVSEVIVSGFFGSLDVFRGMTVTEEMISKAHDTAVMMGIDDLLDRTLDGLSLGEMRRALIARALVTDPSTLVMDEPMTGLDITMASKFRKMFDILIDSGVSLVIVTHSLEDIPDRIDRIIMMKGGKIFADGKKTSLFTSKIISDLYDDDIKVKHNNGTYHMHL
- a CDS encoding sodium:solute symporter family protein; amino-acid sequence: MANEAVSFPLFIAVMILFIIATIFLGWYGFHHTKSNKQFLLGRNKTNPLIIALSYGATFLSASAIVGFGGQAAVHGMTMIWLCFLNLFLGLFIAFVVFGRRVRRIGLKLGASTFSDLFGKIFKSKGIRMFAAVIIIVMMPIYCAAVLKAGVNSVVTFMGLQEFYNIILIILAVIVGAYVVYGGIIAVMYNDALQAGIMFVGMIVILVITLITVGGFTHAVDSLKDYGFVKGMLDGGVNLAAFPVFNSKEFWLVISTFILGVGIGALTQPQLVVRFMSAKDNKTLNKSLIIGSIFMIAIVASAYTVGAFTNVYFMEEHGMTAGQYMLSLPDYANAKSIPVDYIIPQYVLEVFKKYSLGDLFICVFILALLAAAISTLSALMHTIGTAGGHDVFAVWKDWKKKRIEDGKSTKFSDNIVATWEDFKVRVRKGGRKKESDDQQSLFVNRSVTAIVMVLIVVYCFLMPNDIVAKATSLFMGLTAAAILPLMIYGLFGKDPKKNVALASITVGTVSYLFWALFINSGSSIFLPICKWLTGNPVLFGGTIQYVDALIISLPLSAATLIIAYAIMWWKNKRTVDTGIEVVDEGNES